Sequence from the Pan paniscus chromosome 12, NHGRI_mPanPan1-v2.0_pri, whole genome shotgun sequence genome:
TTGAacttaggccgggtgcggtggctcacgcctgtaatcccagcactttgggaggccgaggcggacggatcacaaggtcagaagatcgagaccatcctgactaacatggtgaaaccccatctctactaaaaatacaaaaaattagccaggcatggtggcgggcgcctgtagtcccagctacttgggaagctgaggcaggagaatggcgtgagcccgggaattggagcttgcagtgagccgagattgcgccactgcactccagcctgggtggcagagtgagactccgtctcaaaaaataaataaataaataataaaaaataaaacaaaaagacattgaACCTAACTAACTGTAAGTTGCCAAAGTTAAAGCCAAAAATTAGCTCACCCTGTGTTTCTGAAATAATGTGTACACTCGAATCATTGCTAGTTTTTGACGTAATGTTGCTACCAATTCTTCTCTTTAGGAAACTGTATTCCATCATTGCTGTTGGCAACATTTATTTTGACCTACTCCCCAGCTGGCTTTTACTAAAGGTTTTCTTGTGGCTTAGCGTTTAGGGTCGTGAATTTTCCAGCTCTGTTTTCTTCCTCGGTAGCTTTGCAAGGGGGACCCTCTCCTTGGCTCCTGTGTGTCACCCTGCACACTATATGGTTCCTTGGAGCTTGCTGTGGGAGCCACGCCCTCCCTCCCTGCAGTGCCTGTGCCCCCGCTCTGTGTCTGGGTCCATGCTGAGTGTATCTGGGAGCCCGCCTCCTGCACCAGCTGGAAAAGCTGCACCCTTGCCGCAAAGGTAATGAGAAGGAAGAGATGCTGTAAAATCTGATGGAGTGAAATAGGAAGGTGGGAGGTGCCTCTGATTTTATGCGCAGAGCACTCCCCTCTTTTGTTAACATCCCCCCTCCACCGTGGTTGATTGTTCCTGGCGAGTGCCTGGCCCGGCTGTGCCAGTCTACCTCCTTCTCTAGGAATTTGGGGTGAGGTCTAAGGGTTGGCTCATCTTTGGGTGCCTGGTCAGGGGGATGTCAGGCCCTGGTGTTCCCGGTGCCTTTGCCTCCCGCCCTGTGCACATACGGGAGCCAGGCCGGAGTGAGAGAAAGAAACGGAGCAGGTGTGGAGAGAGGGGCCCAGCTCAGGGTGGGAGCACGTGCCTGGGGCTCGGCAGCCCCAAAGCCCAATGTAGTTCCCACCTCTTGGTCCCGAGACACCTCAGGCTCCTCAGGTTCAATTTCCCTTTGCTAGCGCTAGTTCGAGTCCAGCGTCCGAGCTGCTGCACATGCTGCCGTCACCATGCGGAGTGCCCAGGCCCTGCCACCTCCCTGCCCATAGCCCAGACCTGCCCAGCCTTTCTGGTTCGGTCACTCTGTCCTGCTGACAGCTGGCCTGGACCCTGGCTGTCCTCAACAAGTTCAGTGCTTGGTTCCAGCCCTGTCCCCACTGTTCTGCCTGGTGCTGTGTCGGCTGCCTTGGTGAGCCTACCAGACTCACCGCGGATGCCTTGGCCTGGTGTTCATGACTCAAGCTTAATCCTGCCATGCTCACACATGCTTGCGTGTTCTGGTGTCTGCCCCTGCccccctccctgccccgcccCTGTGTCCACCTTTCAGTTCTGCACAGGCTTCCCGAGGCCCCACACGTGGCGGCTGCTCCCGCCTCCTCCTCTGTGTGCTCCTGGCGTTTTCCTGCTTGGTCCGTGTGTGGGACGCATGCCTGCCAAGTGTCCCCACACAGCAGGAATGCAATTAACATTTCCTGCACGGAGCAGAAATAGCCCTTCAGCTTACTGTGGAGAGAGGATCAGTAAGTCACCCTTGGCACATACGACAGTAGAGCGGATAGTTTACCAGGGATATCGTAAAACAAAAGCCCCGCGCTTTTCCTAAGGAGACATCCTTTGACTTCCTGAAAGTCACTTGGTTGTGGGGATGAAAGTGGTGGGCCAGGCTGGGCAGGGACCTGGGCACAGGGGAGCTGGGCCGGGGGCACACAGGAGGCTCTCCATAAACAAAAGAAGGAGCCCATCGGCAGCCATCCGCTTGGGGCTGGGAGGGAGCAGACAGGTCCACTCCTCGGCAACACCCAGCCTGCCGGTGCCCCTGTCCAAGCGATTCCTAGAGAGCTCCTCTGACCATCACCATGGCTATTCTTCTCCTGGCTCTCAGTGAGGCCCCAGGTGCCACCCCAGCCCTAACCCCCTTGCCTGTACCCAGATGTGGACACATACTCTCCCCATGCATGCCCAGATGCAGACACACCCATCACCTCTGCCTAGATGTGGACACACCCCCCAATGCGTGCCCAGATGTGGACACCCCCCCATGTGTGCCCAGATGCAGACACACCCCCCATTCCTGCCCAGATGCAGACACACCCATGTCACCTCTGCCCAGATGCAGACACACCCTGTCACCTCTGCCCAGATGTGGACACACCCCCCATGCGTGCCCAGATGCAGACACACCCCTGTCACCTCTGCCCAGATGTGGACACACCCCTCCCCATGCGTGCCCAGATGCAGACACACCCATGTCACCTCTGCCCAGATGTGGACACAGCCCTGTTACCTCTGTCCAGATGTGGACACGCCCCCCCCATAGCTGCTCAGATGCAGACACAACCTCCTGGCTTCTGCCCAGATATGGAGTCACGGGTACCCTGTCCCCCCAGTGGGTCTCTTGTGTCCCCACCTTCTCTTGACCTCTTCTCACCACCACAaggtgttgcaggaagtcagggactgCGAACAGAGGGACCTGCTGAAGCCgtgacagaagaacataaattgtgaagatttcatggacatttatcacttccccaatcaatgctcttataatttcctatgcctgtctttactttaatctcttaatcccgtcatcttcataagctgaggatgtatgtcgcctcaggaccctgcgatgattgcattaactgcacaaattgttcgtaaagcatgtgtgtttgaacaatatgaaatctgggcaccttaagaacaggataacagcaattttcagggaacaagggagaatcgtaaagtctggctgcctgggagccgggtggaacagagccatatttctcttattaccaAAACGGATAAgataaatattgctgaattctttccccagtaaggaatattaataattaacagcctgggaaaagaatgcattccccggggggcctctaaaatggccgctctgggggTGTCTGCCATATGCAGTTGCAGATGAGGGATGAAACACACCCTGGCCTCCTGCAGTgcccccaggcttgctaggattaggaaattccagcctggcgaattctagtcagatgggttctctgctcttgaaccctgttaagatgtttatcaatggcAATGCGAGCACAGTGGGACATGGAAGTTCATTAGTGGTTGTAGTTTcgccctgaccttgtgatctcgccctgaccttctgccttgtgatcttctgttgcccttgaagcatgtgatctctgtgacccacaccctattcgtacactccctcccctttgaaaattgctaataaaaacttgctggttttacggcttacggggcatcatggaacctgccgacatgtgatgtctcccccggacacccagctttaaaatttctctcttttgtactctttccctttatttctcagaccgacCGAcacagggaaaatagaaaagaacctacgttgaattatcgggggtgggttcccccaataACAAGGCTCTGCAAGGATGGTGGCTTTCAGTTTCCAAAAACGTTTCCTAAGCATCAGAGCAGGCTTTCGGAGTGGGAGGTGAAGATGTGGCTCTTCCTGGACCCGAGGCCTCCTCTCCCTGACTGAGCGCAGTGTCTGCATCTCTCACTGATGACCGCCCTTCTCGGCTTCTGACCAGGACTGTTTTGAGTTCTCAGTCTCTCGCACAGCCCATTTTCATAGGACTGGGGGGACACCAGGTCTTGTAGCTCACGCCTCCCAGTGGCCACCCCTGAAGTTGGGAGGCCTCTTGCTGGGAGACACCAGGAGCATCTGCAGCCAGTGCGCTCTTTCCAGAAAGCCCTTTGCCTGTGACTTAGACGGTGCCCTATTTCTCACTGGGAACTGCCCGTCTTTCTGTTCTGAGTGGTGGTTTCCAGGCAGAGCCCCTGCCTGTCTATGCAGTGGGCACTCACTCTGTGGGGACCTCCAGGACTTGTTCACTCCGAGCCTGGGTACCCAACCTGCCCTGGCCAGCAAAGCCCCTCGGTAAATCTTGTGAGATGCTGAATAAACTCCAGCACCAGCTCGGTCATTGGGCCTCTCACGGCCTGTCTAGCAGCTCGTTTGGACCTGCCCTCGGCCTGGCCAGGCCCGCCTCAccagccacctgcctcaggctcctctCAGAGGGCTCTGAAGAGCACAGCTGGTTTGAAAGTTAACGGAATTAGTGGTGGGAACTGTGTCCCTCAGGAGGACTTGGGGGCAGGTGTGACAGAGGACCCTGGGGCAGACCTGGACGCTTCCTGCCTAACAGTCATCCTGTGCATTGAAATTCAACCCCCAAATTGAAATAACGATGCAGCCAACATGCTCAGCCTTTGTGCGTGAAATCCTAGGCGAGCAGAGAAACGAGCTGGGGATCTCGCAGGCTCACAACTGGGCCCCACCCTCTTTTAGGCAGGAGGAGGTTTTAGCCCTAACACCAGCCCCACAGGGCCTTGCTGAGGCCTTCATGGTCAGCTCGCTGGCTTGGGGTGGTCTGATTAAATGCCAGGCGAAGGCCGTGTGGGCCtcgagatggagggagggaagagggtgtGCACTGGAGACAGCATCTGACCGAGTGAATGTGTTTGTCCCTTTGTTATTCCGGAACCGGTCAGGTGGACCTGACTTGTTTTGTCGCTTTCTTTGGGGAAAGCCAGATGTTTGAgttgttttgtattgtttcccTTCAAGTTCGAGTTGATTATCTCTAATCACATACTTGCAAGCAAACGCTCTTTAATAGAGGCCTATTAATATGCTTTCTATTTTTTGCTGTGCTCAGTTTTATAGATTTCCCCAAGTAAGGTTCATTTTTGCCATTtaaggaaaggaaacaaagagCTTCCTGATTATTCTCAGTAATTATTGTCAATAATATCCTTGAGTGTGGGATATCCTCTCGCGTTTCTGAACAGACTtcacattcttcttcttcttttcttcttcctttggaaAACATCATGACACTCCCAGCTGGCCAGCTCAGCGTCCCTGGAAGGGAAGGGACAACTGAAGTTCACCTCAGGACGGTGGAGCCCACATCATAACTGCACCCAGGTGGCCACAGCGAACGACACCACCCTCCGTGGCTGGGACACCCGGAGCATGAGGTCAGTGAGCCCACCCGGCGCAGGCCccacttcctttcctccctcaccGAGCAGAACCGGGATGATGGTGGAGCTGATGGTGAGCCACATGCCTTTGGGGGCGCATGGTTTGTCTTCATCTCGTTTTTGTAGGAAATCATAAATCTTCATCTTGTTTCTTCACCCCAAATTAAGCTAGCACATCCACTGCAATGGAACCGGTGCACCTCGGTGGCTGTTTAATGTTCCATATTGATATCTCTGCATTAGCAGGAGTTTATGATGAAAACTAGGGATTGGGGCTTTTGTAACACTGAGCGAGATGGGGACCACAGGGTGCCCGTGTCTGATGAGCCGCTGCAGGCTGACAGCTGCAGTCCCCAGGTTAAGTCTCTCCTGGGGTCGTCCTTGACCATAGCTGTGCCTTCTGGAGACACACCTATAGGGCAATCATATTTTGTCATTTAAGTAATTATACACAACAGCCAGCAGCTCTAATGGAACAAATAAGAGCGAGTTTTCCGTTCCAGTTGTGATTTTGATAGGCAAAGGAGTGATGGTAGCACGTCTGTTGCCGTGGCAACGGAAGCCCACACAAGCTTTTTTAAGATACAGTTTATCCCCTCAGCACACCATAATTTATCACCGAGCTGAAAAGACGGATGTCATACAAtaactcgtgttgattccagggTGGGGACACAACTTTAGGTTTAGTTCCAAGGCCCCTCTGAAAACTCAGGGGCTAATAAAGAATCAATTGCCACTTCCTCCTTTGTGCACGTCCGTGCAGAGGGCTTGTTTGGTTTCCTAATCAGAAGCTGGAAACCACAGACTCAGCCCGTGATGAACGTCCTGCTGAAATCCATTTCTCCGTGTCCTGTGGTCATCGTGTCCTTTGTCTGCATGGTTTTTTGAAGGATGTGAAGAATTTCAGTATCTGAAAACAAGAAACTCAAAGACTGACGTTACAGaccaaacaaataagcaaacaaaaagatgCCCGTGGCTTTGATGGGTGACATCTGGCAGTGGCCTCATTTTGCCCGTGTTGTGTCTGTGGTGAGGACGTGCCAGCGCAGCACAGAGGGTCCTGGCGCCTTCTCAATGACTGTCATTTCTCCTTTTGCAAGCAGCTTTGGTTTGCATGGAGCCAGGATGCCTTTGGTGCTTTTTTAGGTGGTATGATGCTTTTGTGTGACAGTTACTGGTGATGGAGCATGCAGTAACCTTTAGTTAATACGTCGTGCATGTGCGACTGACCATCTAGTTCCCCGGGAATTTgccaagtttttaattttctaccTTTGCCTGTTTCCCTTGAAAGATTTAAAAGTTTAGGTATTATATTTTAGGGAAGAAATATTAAGATATTGCAAAGGTGCAGGATATAAAAACCAGAAGATTTAAAAGTGGTTTAGGGCCGGGAGTTCTAATGtgagagaaaaagatgaaaggaATTGAGTTCATCTACTTTGGAGAGCAGAGAACAATGATGGTCTTCAGATAAGGGAAGCAAATTACAAGGCACAGAAGTTTCCCATTGCTCTTCAGCCCCATTGAGGCCTGCGGTGAGGAAGGTAAATGATGCAGGAGTGATTTCAGTCCCGCCCACGGCAGTGCTGGGGAGGCCGTGCAGGTAGGAGCCGCTGGGCAGCGCCAGGCCATGGGTTCTTTGCTCTCCTGGGCGCAGCCTTTTGTTCCAAGCCACTGTCCAGCCTCACTGGATGACCTGCCCTCTGGGATTCATGACATCAGGGCCGTAGGCAGGATATTATGACTTCAGACCCTGCGAGGAGCAGCCAAGGACCATAGGATCCAGGGCAAAGTGAgatgtgtgagtgcgtgtgtgcgtgtctgCCCTCTCATGCatggatgtgtgcatgtgtgtgtacatacatgtgtGGGCATGCACACAGATGCACGCGTGAGTGTGAGAACGCACGCACTGTGAACAGCCGTGTGACTCATTTCAAACAGTCCCCTTCTGCCACCCTGGAGCGAGTGGGTTGCACTGGCCACCAGCAGTGTTGGACCTGGAGCTGGTGTGGACAGTGGAATGGCAAGCCCAGCTGGCATGGTCCTTCCTGCTTTCATGGCCTTCCCCActgctcctccctttctctctctctctctgtatatatctatagatagatagatagccgGCCCCTTCCTGCTTCCATGGCCTTCCCCACTGCTcccccctttctctttctctctgtatatatatagttctatatatagatagatattttgtgttgtatgtgtgtgtaagtatatatatataaaatttcccaACACTATATTCTACCTCAATtccctgtctttttcttttccttcttcactgTGTCCCTCCAGAAATGTGTCAGGCATCCTGTCCAAATGTCTGGCTCAGTGTCCCCATGGCTGTTGCAGCCCCTCTGGCATGCTTTCATTCTCAAGATACCAAGTCACATTTTTGATGGCTACAAAGCAAAAATTCCTTCCACGGCTCGCCCAGAGGGTCACAGATACGCTTCTGGAGAGATGAGCGTGGTGCGACCACACAGGGTTGCTGGGATGGAGGAGCTGGCGCCAGCCTCTTCCTGCAGGGCAGGAACGCCGAGGGGATGAGAGCACCCTGGGCCGGGGGATTAGACAGGGTCCCGGGAAACCAGTGTGTGCCCGCAGCACGCAGTGGCTTTTCCTAATCCATTTACTATTTTCCTTTGctgttcttccttctccctcagccAGATCTACTGCATAGAGAATGCCCACGGACAGCTGGTGCGGGACCTTGACTTTAATCCCAATAAGCAATACTACTTGGCCAGCTGTGGAGACGACTGTAAGGTGAAGTTCTGGGACACCCGAAATGTCACCGAACCCGTGAAGACCCTGGAGGAGCACTCCCACTGGTAGGGCCGCTCCTGGCTGCTTCAGGGAGGAGGGGATTACGCAATTGATTTTGCTAATTACTTTACCATTGGGAAAGACACAAACCAGCTTAGTTTGTGCTGCTGTGAATCAATCAacccagttttatttttcctaaagaaaCACTAATTCCAAatctgaatgtttgtgatttataaacgtaggaaaagaagaaaaacattaaattctgttttctcttGAAACAGTGCTGGTTCAAgtatgcaaaaataaatgtgcACAGATGTTCACGCAACATTGTTTGTAATGCCAGAAACctggaaaccacccaaatgtccatcactaGGGGACTGGTTAAGTAAATTAGGTGACATCCGTGCAGCGGAGATGATGCAGCTGTCGGGAGAATGTGAAGCATCTCTATGTGGCTGTGGGAAGATCTCTGAGGTCACTCATTCTCCCTAACATATTATTTGAACGTTTTTCATGTGCTGGGTACTTTTTGCTAAGTAAGTAAAAAGATGAAGTTGTACAATGGCATGTATAGCATGAATCcatttttatgcaaataaaaCGTGTGTGCACACACGGGTGTACACAAGTGTGAGTGACACAGGTATGTGGAGGAAATGTCTGAAAGAGTAAGAGCCAAAATCTCATCAGGAATCCTCCCCAAGTCAAAAAGGGGCATTCACTCCCTATGGCCTGCATCTCTGTATCGTTTGAATTACTTATCTGAAGCTGTATGTTAAAACCCCGGATTGGTAGTGCACACTTCTGATAAATTCAGTGACTTGCTGGAATTTCCTGTGGTCTGAGTGGCTGGGCCTCCCTGTGCCCCTGGCCATGCTGGGTGCACCTCCTAGCGTCAAGGGCCTGGCACTGTCTGCCACCTGGGCCCTGGAGCTTGTTTTGGCCTCAGCATGACGGGAGGCAGAAGCTCCCAGGCTCTAGGACCCACGCCAGCAAGAAAGCTGATCCCAGTAGCCAAAACCAAGGACAGCCCTTGTGCCCCGGGAGGCCGCCATGCCCTGGTCTCAGGACCCACAGTCACTGCCAACTGGGAAGATGCCGTGAGGCTTGTTTGATATTACAGGATATCGCTAATCCACATGTTGCTTCTggggcagtattttttttttttcgaattTTAGAAAGCTTGTCTGAAATGTTGCGTGATAAGCCTTCTCCTCCTGTAGGTTTCGGCCAACATTTAGTCTTCCCTGTCTGTCTCTTGGGACTTAAGAGAAACCTACAGTAAACCCAACCTCAGCGGAAAACTGCCTTATGTCAGGTCAGGCCCTGTGACTGGGGGCCGATTGCCTGGCAGTGCCTAACGTGAGCCCCAGCCTAGTGGGGCCCTCAGAGCCGGTGTGGTCCATTGTTGGTGTTGCCTGCGGGTGACAGTTCATTTCAGCAGCTGCCTTGCCCTTTGCAGGGTGTGGAACGTCCGCTACAACCACTCTCATGACCAGCTGGTCCTCACGGGCAGCAGTGACAGCAGAGTCATCCTTTCCAACATGGTGTCCATCTCGTCGGAGCCCTTCGGCCACTTGGTAGACGACGATGACATCAGTGACCAGGAGGACCACCGTTCTGAAGAGAAGTAAGGGCACACACTGCAGAGTGGCTCACGCCGTACCAGAGCCTCCtgtctgcacagccatctccCGAGCCAGGCTGTGTATGTAGAAAGCTTCCAGGAGTGCGTTTGGGGGACACTCTCCTTACCCACTGCAGCTGTGGGGACCCACAGTTCCAGGGGTGCCGTCATTAGCAGCCCAGGTGGGAGGCACTGCGGGTGGGTTAGGGTTAGGTGCGGTTTTAAAATAGATCTATTTGTGTTTGTATTCTTATTGAATGCCATCTGTAAGATTTAAAAGACTCACTGGTCTTCAAACTTGAGCATGAATAATAATAGAACGAATATATCCCAATCCTCACAGCACTCCCTGTAAGAGACGCATCACAGTCAGTGTCTTCACTGGCGTGGATTTGAGCGTGTTGGGGTCAGGTTGTTGGCCATCAGCTCACGGGCCTTCCACTGGCTGGTAGCAGGGCGGAGACTCCAGGCCAACCTTCCCAGTCTCAAACCCAGGTCCTACTTCACTTCTAGATACTCTACAAAATGTGGTCAACCATGATGTGTGTTTTCTAGTCACACCATCATGGTTCTGGATTTTCCCAAAGCTTTTTCCTATGCACCTTAATTTCTGATCCTAGGTGAGATGGGAGATCGCTAAGGGCACCCTCTTCATGCCCGCCTCTGGTCAGCGGTGCAGTGCCAGGTCCCCTGTGTCCTTGAGCAGTCCACCTTTACAAGTGGCAGCCGCTTCCTGGGGGGTGACTAGGTGCGATTCAGATGCAACCGCAGAGATTCTTGCCCCAGGTTCCAGAGGAAGGAGGTTCTGGAATAAAACCTTGTGAAGTTGGACAGAGCCCTTAGATACGATGGGGTCTGTCACTCTGTTTTGGGATCCTTTGCACTGTTTTTTGTCTGAATTCTCCCCCTACCCACCTGAGCTTGGTCTAAAATTCCTCTGTGAGAAGACCTCTTTCTTCTGACCCTTTCTGCAGTGGCGATGGGCCCATCTGATTGTCTCTGTCTTCGGACCCTTTCTGCAGTGGCGATGGGCCCATCTGATTGTCTCTGTCTTCGGACCCTTTCTGCAGTGGGGATGGGACCATCCGATTGTCTCTGTCTTCTGACCCTTTCTGCAGTGGGGATGGGCCCATCTGATTGTCTCTGTCTTCAGACCCTTTCTGCAGTAGGGATGGGCCCATCTGATTGTCTCTGTCTTCAGACCCTTTCTGCAGTGGCGATGGGCCCATCTGATTGTCTCTGTCTTCAGACCCTTTCTGCAGTGGGGATGGGCCCATCCGATTGTCTCTGTCTTCGGACCCTTTCTGCAGTGGGGATGGGACCATCCGATTGTCTCTGTCTTCTGACCCTTTCTGCAGTGGGGATGGGCCCATCTGATTGTCTCTGTCTTCAGACCCTTTCTGCAGTAGGGATGGGCCCATCTGATTGTCTCTGTCTTCAGACCCTTTCTGCAGTGGCGATGGGCCCATCTGATTGTCTCTTTCTTCTGACCCTTTCTGCAGTGGCGATGGGCCCATCTGATTGTCTCTGTCTTCAGACCCTTTCTGCAGTGGCAATGGGCCCATCTGATTGTCTCTGTCTTCGGACCCTTTCTGCAGTGGCGATGGGACCATCTGATTGTCTCCGTCTTCGGACCCTTTCTGCAGTGGGGATGGGCCCATCCGATTGTCTCTGTCTTCAGACCCTTTCTGCAGTGGCGATGGGCCCATCTGATTGTCTCTGTCTTCGGACCCTTTCTGCAGTGGCGATGGGACCATCTGATTGTCTCCGTCTTCGGACCCTTTCTGCAGTGGGGATGGGACCATCTGATTGTCTCTGTCTTTGGACCCTTTCTGCAGTGGGGATGGGCCCATCTGTTTGTCTCTTGACTCTgttgcctttgttttgtttttgagacaaaaaaaaacaaacaaaaaagtcacccaagctggtgtgcagtggcacgatcatggctcactgcagccttgacctcctgggctcaggtgatcctctcacctcagcccctcaagtagctgggacaacaggcccacggcaccatgtctagctaattttttgtagagacagagttttgccatgttgcccaagctggtctcaaactcctgagctcaagtgatctgcccacttcagcctcccaaagtgctaggattacaggcgtgagccagactctgttgtttttctgttcaaTCCTTAGAAACTCGGTCTGCCATAGAATGGTATTTAAGCACACGCACGGTAGCATCTGCCCAGCGGTCTCTCGGTGCCTGTGGGCCTGGCTCCCTTTACcgtcctctctgccagtggcccaGGGAGTCTGCACTTCCTCACCATGTCTGTCCCTGTTAGGGGAGGAGCCTGATGGGCCCGTTGGTCGGAAGACTGCTGGCGTTGTCTTCTGGGCGGCAGCGTCATGGGAGCAAGATAGGAAGGGAGGAGGTGATCAGGGCGACGCAGACTTCTTAGGACATCCCTCAGTCCTGATGTCCTGCTGCATTCAGGAAACCATGATTCCTCCTAAGGATTTGCACCTGGCATTCGTCCCACAACAGCAGTTGAGCACTGGCAGGTCTACTTCGTGGGAAGCCAGCTTCCCAGAGACCATGCGAGTTCTGGAGGGTCCGTCTTGCTGGGGGGTGAAGCATTTTCctacaaagaaatgcaaaagcaGTTAGAATGCGGTACACAAATTATGTGGGAATTTTTTTGTGAAATGGGAAGGAAAGTGCCAGAGAAGCCTGTGTCCACCGGAAAGTGGCCGCTGTGAGCCGGGCAGGGCCCCCTCCCCGTGCGCACGCTGTGCCGAGGAAGTGGTGCTTCTTGTGTGAGGATCCCCTGGTCAGGGCTCCCAGTGAGGGTAACTCACAGTCAAGGGAGGCGAGGTGGGAAACACCCTGGGGGAGGCCAGGCAGGTCACGCCTCTGCTGCTCCCACAGGGCCAGGGCGTCTTCTTCTTGGTGTCATGGGGGGATCCTCAGCCCAGCCCCACTCCCATCCTAGCAAGGCTCCTTGTGCCCCAGCCTCTGACTCCTACACAGCCAGGAGCTGGACCCGCTGCTTCCCAGGGTCCTTTCTGCTCAAGCAATAGGGGCGTTTACATCCTGTGTTACCCAGACACGGTGACTACTTCCCCCAGTCTTTCCCCTGAGCAAAGGAAGCCCTTGGAAGACCTCCAACAAAATATCAACCCAGGCACCCGGGGGCCAAGGACAGAAGAAACC
This genomic interval carries:
- the EIPR1 gene encoding EARP and GARP complex-interacting protein 1 isoform X6 yields the protein MGDGKKIISLADNHILLWDLQESSSQAVLASSASLEGKGQLKFTSGRWSPHHNCTQVATANDTTLRGWDTRSMSQIYCIENAHGQLVRDLDFNPNKQYYLASCGDDCKVKFWDTRNVTEPVKTLEEHSHWVWNVRYNHSHDQLVLTGSSDSRVILSNMVSISSEPFGHLVDDDDISDQEDHRSEEKSKEPLQDNVIATYEEHEDSVYAVDWSSADPWLFASLSYDGRLVINRVPRALKYHILL
- the EIPR1 gene encoding EARP and GARP complex-interacting protein 1 isoform X5 gives rise to the protein MPKELESGSHESPDDSSSTAQTLELLCHLDNTAHGNMACVVWEPMGDGKKIISLADNHILLWDLQESSSQAVLASSASLEGKGQLKFTSGRWSPHHNCTQVATANDTTLRGWDTRSMSQIYCIENAHGQLVRDLDFNPNKQYYLASCGDDCKVKFWDTRNVTEPVKTLEEHSHWVWNVRYNHSHDQLVLTGSSDSRVILSNMVSISSEPFGHLVDDDDISDQEDHRSEEKSKEPLQDNVIATYEEHEDSVYAVDWSSADPWLFASLSYDGRLVINRVPRALKYHILL